In Candidatus Eremiobacteraceae bacterium, the following proteins share a genomic window:
- a CDS encoding MFS transporter, translated as MARLLLEDVPFGAFHGKLAVYANGGLFCDGYILSSFGLALTTLQQHIALSQSVEGLVAAAPLIGIFVGGLIFGYVTDLVGRRFMFFADLVAFIVASLLLGIAQNAAELVILRFVLGVAIGADYAIASALIGEFMPQRSRGGALASMQVAWFVGALAAFVVGALLQGAGPDAWRWILASSAVPAALALILRSSAPESPRWLLSKGRKAEALTALARVLGPNASIDDVVDEQVPTKVGRLMRGRYGGLVAFVGIMWLLQVTPFFAIYTFEPQVLDALRLSHAASVVSSVVITGFFLVGSIAGMWLIERWGRRPLAIASFAASAVAFFALAVVQGAAPIAFFFVFYALAMGPAFSLELVYPAELFPTEVRATAAGVVTAISRIGAAAGTFLLPTLLQSHGASWVMWASCVLSVIGLVIAALWAPETKGMTLAQSSGVARP; from the coding sequence GTGGCGAGACTTTTATTAGAAGACGTCCCGTTCGGCGCATTCCACGGCAAGCTCGCGGTCTATGCGAACGGCGGGTTGTTCTGCGATGGCTACATCCTCAGCAGCTTCGGACTTGCGCTCACGACACTCCAGCAGCACATCGCGTTGTCGCAAAGCGTCGAGGGGCTCGTCGCAGCGGCGCCGCTCATCGGCATCTTCGTCGGCGGCCTCATCTTCGGCTACGTCACCGATCTCGTCGGACGGCGATTCATGTTCTTCGCCGACCTCGTCGCGTTCATCGTCGCATCGCTGTTGCTCGGCATCGCTCAGAACGCGGCTGAGCTTGTCATCCTGCGGTTCGTGCTCGGCGTCGCGATCGGGGCGGATTACGCGATCGCGTCAGCGCTCATCGGCGAGTTCATGCCGCAGCGATCGCGCGGCGGAGCGCTGGCGAGCATGCAAGTCGCGTGGTTCGTCGGCGCGCTGGCAGCGTTCGTCGTCGGCGCACTTCTTCAAGGCGCGGGTCCGGACGCGTGGCGTTGGATCCTCGCGAGCAGCGCCGTACCCGCCGCCCTTGCACTGATACTTCGGAGCTCCGCACCTGAATCGCCGCGCTGGCTGCTGAGCAAGGGGCGCAAGGCCGAGGCGCTTACCGCTCTTGCGCGCGTTCTCGGGCCGAACGCGTCGATTGACGACGTCGTCGACGAACAGGTGCCGACGAAGGTCGGCCGGCTGATGCGAGGCAGATACGGCGGCCTTGTCGCGTTTGTCGGCATCATGTGGCTGCTGCAAGTGACGCCGTTTTTCGCGATCTACACGTTCGAGCCGCAGGTGCTCGACGCGCTCCGGTTGTCGCATGCGGCGTCGGTCGTCAGCTCCGTCGTCATCACGGGGTTCTTCCTAGTCGGCTCGATCGCCGGGATGTGGCTCATCGAACGCTGGGGTCGGCGTCCGCTTGCGATCGCGAGCTTCGCGGCGAGCGCGGTCGCGTTCTTCGCTCTCGCGGTGGTCCAGGGCGCTGCGCCGATCGCGTTCTTCTTCGTATTCTATGCGCTTGCGATGGGGCCGGCGTTTTCGCTCGAGCTGGTCTACCCCGCGGAGCTTTTCCCGACTGAGGTGCGTGCGACCGCCGCCGGCGTCGTCACGGCGATCAGCCGCATCGGCGCCGCTGCGGGAACATTCTTGCTGCCGACATTACTCCAGTCGCATGGGGCGTCGTGGGTCATGTGGGCGTCGTGCGTGTTGTCGGTGATCGGCCTTGTCATCGCGGCGCTCTGGGCGCCGGAGACGAAAGGCATGACGCTCGCACAGTCGAGCGGCGTCGCGCGTCCGTGA
- a CDS encoding APC family permease yields the protein MSSMSIAAKPQESTELRRAVSIWGSYAWGYADVGADIYVALGLVVGAAMGAANIAFAFAGIVYVCIGLAYTELASAYPVAGGGQFFVTRALGDFMGFIAGWAVVLDFTIDISLFAWISIGYLSVLVPWLTTHHAWYFVCVLALTAFLTAINVLGVKQSSRINEIVSALDVVNETLILVCGFVFAWSPFLLVHNMQAHWPTTSNLLLGVSLAIISFVGLESISQAAEETYRPSSVMPRTSLALILTILLFALSFSNLVLGMADVPTSAGATPMFAYLGNADNNDKAVAVLAGFIPYLGWLFKLYVPLLGACLIMISSNSGVYGASRIAYSMGNFNLLPSVFKRTNAKTKTPVFSILFFAGVALVELVAAYLQGDQALNFLADLYAFGAALSYTLVFVALIVLRFSDPHAPRPYRMPWNIPMTIRGAKGTLSIVSVLGLIGIGSILVFTLLTHPIGRIAGPAWVVFGALFYVFYRRRNRQKVFASLKRDWVSHHEQVLSRAGELEMLDEYRRATT from the coding sequence ATGTCATCGATGTCGATCGCCGCCAAACCGCAGGAAAGCACCGAGCTTCGGCGCGCCGTCTCGATCTGGGGTTCCTACGCGTGGGGCTATGCCGACGTCGGCGCGGACATATACGTAGCGCTCGGATTGGTCGTGGGCGCGGCGATGGGCGCCGCGAACATCGCGTTCGCGTTCGCCGGCATCGTCTACGTCTGCATCGGGCTCGCGTATACCGAGCTCGCGTCCGCGTATCCTGTCGCGGGCGGCGGCCAGTTCTTCGTCACTCGTGCTCTCGGCGATTTCATGGGCTTCATCGCGGGCTGGGCGGTCGTGCTGGACTTCACGATCGACATCTCGCTCTTCGCGTGGATCAGTATCGGATATCTGAGCGTTCTCGTGCCGTGGCTGACAACGCATCACGCGTGGTATTTCGTCTGCGTGTTGGCGTTGACCGCATTCTTGACAGCGATCAACGTGCTCGGCGTCAAACAATCGTCGCGCATCAACGAGATCGTCTCCGCGCTCGACGTTGTCAACGAGACTTTGATTTTGGTCTGCGGCTTCGTGTTCGCATGGAGCCCGTTCTTGCTCGTCCACAATATGCAAGCGCATTGGCCGACGACTTCGAATTTGCTCCTCGGCGTTTCGCTCGCGATCATATCGTTCGTCGGGCTCGAGAGCATATCGCAGGCGGCCGAGGAGACATATCGCCCGTCGAGCGTCATGCCGCGGACGTCGCTCGCGCTCATCTTGACGATCTTGTTGTTCGCTTTATCGTTTTCGAATCTCGTGTTGGGCATGGCGGACGTGCCGACGAGCGCGGGCGCGACGCCCATGTTCGCGTACTTGGGCAACGCGGATAACAACGACAAGGCTGTTGCAGTATTGGCCGGCTTCATCCCGTACCTCGGCTGGCTTTTCAAGCTCTACGTGCCGCTGCTCGGCGCGTGTCTCATCATGATATCGAGCAACTCCGGCGTGTACGGGGCGTCGCGGATCGCGTACTCGATGGGCAATTTCAACCTGTTGCCCAGCGTGTTCAAGCGGACGAACGCCAAGACGAAGACCCCGGTGTTCTCGATCTTGTTCTTCGCGGGCGTCGCTTTGGTGGAGCTGGTGGCCGCGTATCTGCAGGGCGATCAAGCGCTCAACTTTTTGGCGGACCTCTACGCCTTCGGAGCCGCGCTGTCGTACACGCTTGTATTCGTAGCGCTCATCGTCTTGCGCTTTTCAGATCCGCACGCGCCTCGGCCGTATCGGATGCCGTGGAATATCCCGATGACGATCCGAGGTGCCAAGGGGACGCTTTCGATCGTCTCCGTGCTCGGCTTGATCGGCATCGGCTCGATCCTGGTTTTTACGCTGCTGACCCACCCGATCGGGCGCATCGCGGGTCCGGCGTGGGTGGTGTTTGGCGCGCTATTCTACGTATTCTATAGAAGGCGCAATCGTCAGAAAGTCTTCGCGAGTCTGAAACGCGACTGGGTTTCGCATCACGAACAGGTGCTGAGCCGCGCCGGCGAGCTTGAAATGCTCGACGAGTACCGGCGCGCCACGACGTGA
- the kdpF gene encoding K(+)-transporting ATPase subunit F, with product MAEPPDPRYHWVVLDQIIGLVLAILALAYLTYAMLRPERF from the coding sequence ATGGCGGAGCCTCCTGACCCGCGCTATCATTGGGTCGTGCTCGACCAGATCATCGGCCTCGTCCTCGCCATCCTCGCCCTCGCATACCTCACCTATGCCATGCTCCGCCCCGAGCGGTTCTGA
- the kdpA gene encoding potassium-transporting ATPase subunit KdpA: MTLVGWLQTIVFFALVIALTKPLGAYMARVFEGQKTTLTPVFAPVERLVYKLCRIDPRVEMSAATYLFAVLAFSVVGLLYMYALLRTQAYLPLNPQHFANVAPDLAWNTAVSFATNTNWQFYSGESTMSYLSQMAGLAWHNFASAAVGVAIAIAVIRGVTRTDKTTVGNFWVDVTRTLLYVLLPISIVGCLVLVSQGTPQNFHAYQNVTSIEGFKQAITGGPMASQEVIKELGTNGGGFVNANSASPNENPTPFSNLFELVLIFSLGAALTYTYGRYAKDQRQGWALFTAMAILFAAGFTTAYGAEGAGNPIVQALGVHGGNMEGKETRFGVAASALFATVTTDTSCGAINAWHDSFTPIGGLVPLANMQLGEVVFGGVGTGLYGMVLFVVLTVFIAGLMVGRTPEYLGKKVERRQVQLAIIGALVLPLFALVPTALSVVLPQGTATLTNAGPHGFAEILYGFTSTTENNGSAFGGLGADMYYNILMGVVMLCGRYLFLIPALLLAGSMAGKPRAPESSGTFTTRSPIFVGLLIGVIVIVGALTFFPADALGPIVEHLRMLHGQVR, translated from the coding sequence ATGACGCTCGTCGGCTGGCTGCAAACGATCGTCTTCTTCGCCCTCGTCATCGCATTGACCAAACCGCTCGGCGCGTACATGGCGCGCGTGTTCGAGGGCCAGAAGACGACGCTCACGCCGGTCTTTGCGCCGGTCGAGCGCCTCGTCTACAAGCTGTGCCGGATCGACCCGCGCGTGGAGATGAGCGCGGCGACCTATCTCTTCGCCGTCCTCGCATTCAGCGTCGTCGGCCTTCTATATATGTACGCGCTGCTCCGCACGCAAGCGTACTTGCCCCTCAACCCGCAGCACTTCGCCAACGTCGCGCCCGACCTCGCATGGAACACCGCCGTCTCGTTCGCCACGAACACGAATTGGCAGTTCTACTCGGGCGAGAGCACGATGAGCTATCTCAGCCAGATGGCGGGGCTCGCATGGCACAACTTCGCCTCCGCCGCGGTCGGCGTCGCGATAGCGATCGCTGTCATACGAGGCGTGACGCGCACCGACAAGACGACGGTCGGCAATTTCTGGGTCGACGTCACCCGCACGCTTCTGTACGTCCTGCTCCCGATCAGCATCGTCGGCTGCCTCGTGCTCGTCTCGCAAGGCACGCCGCAGAACTTCCACGCCTACCAGAACGTCACGTCGATAGAAGGCTTCAAGCAGGCGATCACCGGCGGCCCGATGGCCTCGCAGGAAGTGATAAAAGAGCTCGGCACGAACGGCGGCGGCTTCGTCAACGCGAACTCCGCGTCGCCGAACGAGAACCCGACGCCGTTCAGCAACCTTTTCGAGCTCGTGCTCATCTTCAGCCTCGGCGCCGCGCTGACGTACACGTACGGGCGCTACGCGAAAGACCAGCGTCAGGGCTGGGCGCTTTTCACAGCGATGGCCATTCTCTTCGCCGCCGGGTTCACGACGGCGTATGGCGCCGAGGGCGCCGGCAACCCAATCGTCCAGGCGCTCGGCGTGCACGGCGGCAACATGGAAGGCAAGGAGACGCGCTTCGGCGTTGCAGCCTCCGCCCTCTTCGCGACCGTCACCACCGACACGTCGTGCGGCGCGATCAACGCGTGGCACGATTCGTTCACCCCGATCGGCGGCCTCGTGCCGCTCGCGAACATGCAGCTCGGCGAGGTCGTCTTCGGCGGCGTCGGCACGGGGCTGTACGGCATGGTCCTCTTCGTCGTCCTGACCGTCTTCATCGCGGGGCTCATGGTCGGCAGAACGCCTGAGTACCTCGGCAAGAAGGTAGAGCGGCGCCAGGTGCAGCTCGCGATCATCGGCGCGCTCGTTCTGCCGCTGTTCGCACTCGTTCCGACCGCACTCTCCGTTGTGCTCCCGCAGGGCACCGCGACGCTCACCAACGCAGGACCGCACGGCTTCGCCGAGATTCTCTACGGATTCACCTCGACCACCGAGAACAACGGCAGCGCGTTCGGCGGTCTCGGCGCCGACATGTACTACAACATCCTCATGGGCGTCGTCATGCTGTGCGGCCGCTACCTCTTCCTCATCCCCGCGCTGCTGCTCGCCGGCTCGATGGCCGGCAAGCCGCGCGCGCCCGAATCCTCAGGCACGTTCACGACGCGCTCGCCGATCTTCGTCGGGCTGCTCATCGGCGTCATAGTCATCGTCGGGGCGCTCACGTTTTTCCCCGCCGACGCCCTCGGCCCGATCGTGGAGCACCTCCGCATGCTCCACGGACAGGTGCGATAG
- the kdpB gene encoding potassium-transporting ATPase subunit KdpB produces MIPQRRIDRRPRAKSLFDRDITLRAIGDSFVKLDPRGQARNPVMFVCEVGAIVTLLFFFRDLATHRAAGFDFAISVWLWFTVLFANFAEAVAEGRGKAQADYLRRTKSETKARLVSGKNQEGEELVSATALRKGDVVKIAANELIPADGDVIKGAASVDESAITGESAPVIREAGGDRSAVTGGTRVLSDEILVRISSNPGETFLDRMITLVEGANRQKTPNEIALSILLSGLTIIFVIAVATLSPFAMYAGTTVSVTVLIALLVCLIPTTIGGLLSAIGIAGMDRVMQRNVLAMSGRAVEAAGDVDTLLLDKTGTITLGNRQATELVAAPGVSNADMIRAAYLSSLADETPEGRSIVALAIERGASTANGATPVGAQFVPFSAYTRMSGLDLGDGDAIRKGAPDAVRAWVRERGGEDGSVLAQDVERIARSGGTPLLLATRKGVLGLVHLKDVLKPNMRERFDRLRVMGIRTIMITGDNPLTADAIARESGVDDFLAEATPETKMALIRREQGDGRLVAMTGDGTNDAPALAQADVGVAMNSGTQAAKEAANMVDLDSDPTKLIEIVEIGKQLLMTRGALTTFSIANDVAKYFAILPAMFATAYPVMNSLNVMQLTTPQSAILSAVIFNALIIIALVPLALRGVKYRPIGANAVLRLNTLVYGVGGVIVPFIGIKLIDMLLAALHLT; encoded by the coding sequence ATGATACCGCAGCGCCGCATCGATCGCCGCCCGCGCGCGAAGTCGCTCTTCGACCGTGATATAACGCTGCGAGCGATCGGCGATTCATTCGTCAAGCTCGACCCGCGCGGGCAGGCTCGCAACCCGGTCATGTTCGTCTGCGAGGTCGGCGCAATCGTCACGCTTCTCTTCTTCTTCCGCGACCTCGCCACGCATCGAGCGGCCGGTTTCGATTTCGCGATCTCTGTCTGGCTATGGTTCACCGTCCTCTTCGCCAACTTCGCCGAAGCGGTGGCCGAGGGACGCGGCAAGGCGCAAGCCGACTACCTGCGCAGGACGAAGAGCGAGACGAAAGCCCGGCTCGTCAGCGGCAAGAACCAGGAAGGCGAAGAGCTCGTCAGCGCGACCGCCCTGCGCAAGGGCGACGTGGTCAAGATCGCCGCGAACGAACTCATCCCTGCCGACGGCGACGTCATCAAGGGCGCGGCCTCCGTCGACGAATCGGCGATCACCGGCGAATCGGCGCCGGTCATCCGCGAAGCCGGCGGCGACCGCAGCGCCGTCACCGGCGGTACGCGCGTCCTTTCCGATGAGATCCTCGTGCGGATATCGTCCAACCCCGGCGAGACGTTCCTCGACCGTATGATCACGCTCGTCGAAGGCGCGAACCGCCAAAAAACGCCGAACGAGATCGCGCTTTCGATCCTGCTCTCGGGCCTGACGATCATATTCGTCATCGCCGTCGCGACGCTTTCGCCGTTCGCGATGTACGCCGGCACGACCGTATCGGTCACAGTGCTTATCGCGCTGCTCGTGTGCCTCATCCCGACGACGATCGGGGGCCTTCTCTCCGCGATCGGCATCGCCGGTATGGACCGCGTCATGCAACGCAACGTGCTCGCGATGAGCGGGCGCGCCGTCGAAGCCGCCGGCGACGTCGACACGCTGCTGCTCGACAAGACCGGCACGATCACGCTCGGCAACCGCCAGGCGACCGAGCTCGTCGCCGCGCCCGGCGTATCGAACGCCGACATGATCCGCGCGGCTTACCTATCGTCGCTCGCCGACGAGACCCCCGAAGGCCGTTCGATCGTCGCGCTCGCGATCGAACGCGGCGCGTCGACCGCAAACGGAGCGACACCCGTTGGTGCGCAGTTCGTACCGTTTTCGGCATATACGCGTATGAGCGGACTCGATCTCGGTGACGGCGACGCCATCCGCAAAGGTGCGCCCGATGCGGTGCGCGCGTGGGTCCGAGAACGAGGCGGCGAGGACGGGTCGGTCCTAGCGCAAGACGTCGAGCGAATCGCGCGTTCGGGCGGAACCCCGCTGTTGCTTGCGACGAGAAAGGGGGTGCTCGGGCTCGTCCACCTCAAAGACGTGCTCAAGCCGAATATGCGCGAGCGCTTCGACCGCCTGCGCGTCATGGGCATCCGCACGATCATGATCACCGGCGACAACCCGCTCACGGCGGACGCGATCGCCCGCGAATCCGGCGTCGACGACTTCCTCGCCGAAGCGACGCCCGAGACGAAGATGGCGCTCATCCGGCGCGAACAGGGCGATGGCCGGCTCGTCGCGATGACGGGCGACGGCACGAACGACGCCCCAGCGCTTGCTCAAGCCGACGTCGGGGTCGCGATGAACTCGGGCACGCAGGCGGCTAAAGAAGCGGCGAACATGGTCGACCTCGATTCCGACCCGACGAAGCTCATCGAGATCGTCGAGATCGGCAAGCAGCTGCTCATGACGCGCGGCGCGCTCACGACGTTCTCCATCGCGAACGACGTCGCGAAGTATTTCGCGATCCTTCCCGCGATGTTCGCAACCGCATATCCAGTGATGAATTCGCTCAACGTCATGCAGTTGACGACGCCCCAGAGCGCGATCCTGTCCGCCGTCATCTTCAACGCCCTCATCATCATAGCGCTCGTGCCGCTCGCGCTCCGCGGCGTCAAATATCGCCCGATCGGCGCAAACGCCGTCCTTCGCTTGAACACGCTCGTCTACGGAGTAGGAGGCGTCATCGTGCCGTTCATCGGTATCAAGCTCATCGACATGCTTCTCGCCGCCCTCCACCTCACATGA
- the kdpC gene encoding potassium-transporting ATPase subunit KdpC, producing MNAHPKDNLLHHLAPAVLFTIVTVIMFGLIYPIAMTLAAQAIFPAQARGAYVYKNGTPIGSDIVGQLWTKPQYFHGRPSAAGNGYDPTSTGGTNLAPTSKKLIDSTKSTLAALRKENPDATMTVPMDLVTSSASGIDPDISPQAAYYQAPRIAKARGMSVRGVDAIIGQNVEPRELGFLGEPRVNVLALNLALDSATPQR from the coding sequence ATGAATGCGCACCCCAAAGACAACCTCCTCCACCACCTCGCCCCAGCGGTGCTCTTCACGATCGTCACCGTGATCATGTTCGGTCTGATCTATCCGATCGCGATGACGCTCGCAGCGCAGGCGATCTTCCCCGCGCAAGCGCGCGGCGCGTACGTCTACAAGAACGGCACCCCTATCGGCTCCGATATCGTCGGACAGCTGTGGACGAAGCCGCAATACTTCCACGGCCGTCCGTCGGCCGCGGGCAACGGCTACGATCCAACGTCGACGGGCGGCACGAACCTCGCGCCGACGTCGAAAAAACTCATCGACTCGACGAAAAGCACGCTCGCCGCACTTCGAAAGGAGAACCCCGACGCCACGATGACGGTGCCGATGGATCTCGTCACCTCAAGCGCAAGCGGCATCGACCCGGATATCAGCCCGCAAGCGGCGTATTACCAGGCGCCACGCATCGCTAAGGCCCGCGGCATGAGCGTCCGCGGCGTCGACGCGATCATCGGTCAGAACGTCGAACCGCGCGAGCTCGGGTTTTTGGGCGAACCGCGGGTCAACGTGCTCGCGCTCAACCTCGCGCTCGACTCGGCCACGCCGCAAAGGTGA
- a CDS encoding outer membrane beta-barrel protein: MRLQAVAAIAAGLLALVTVRDIARADTATTAPTPSPVAIHAVFSATEAYTSGVNAIGSFDTPTGADLTSRFNVSNAFAILTKTSGTLQFALQAGAYSIPTIGVAGNKTIQSGANTDLFGPVPLAYLEYVPSPNFSVSAGVLASLTGAESTFTYLNWNIQRGAVWNVENAVERGIRANWTQGKTTFTLGANDGYYSGNYGAAEAAVSYALDPSDSILAVWLDPNARTPGNKTTSIANKELLNLVYTRTSGKLQLAPYVLWARSPATSALGYANSESAFGGAVLANLTWSNNFSTALRWETLHNSSSPTDASLNADLIGYGPGSGITSWTLTPAWKLGGGAFFRIDLSQAHVTGAAPGLAFSPAGNSTNQSRIVLELGTQI, from the coding sequence GTGAGATTGCAAGCCGTCGCAGCAATAGCCGCAGGGCTCCTCGCACTCGTCACGGTGCGCGATATCGCGCGCGCCGATACCGCAACGACGGCACCCACCCCGTCACCTGTCGCTATCCATGCGGTCTTCAGCGCGACAGAAGCATATACGAGCGGCGTCAACGCGATCGGCAGCTTCGATACGCCGACCGGCGCCGATCTGACGAGCCGATTCAACGTAAGCAACGCGTTCGCGATACTGACGAAGACCTCGGGCACGCTGCAGTTCGCGCTCCAAGCCGGCGCGTACAGCATACCGACCATCGGCGTCGCCGGCAACAAGACGATCCAATCTGGTGCGAACACCGACCTCTTCGGACCGGTTCCTCTCGCCTACCTCGAGTACGTGCCCAGCCCGAACTTCAGCGTTAGCGCGGGCGTGCTCGCGTCGCTCACCGGCGCAGAGTCGACGTTCACGTACCTCAACTGGAACATCCAGCGCGGTGCCGTATGGAACGTCGAGAACGCCGTAGAACGCGGCATCCGGGCGAACTGGACGCAAGGCAAGACGACGTTCACCCTTGGTGCGAACGACGGTTACTACTCCGGCAATTACGGCGCTGCCGAGGCGGCGGTCTCGTATGCCCTCGACCCATCCGATTCGATTCTCGCGGTCTGGCTCGACCCGAACGCGCGAACGCCAGGCAACAAGACGACGTCGATCGCGAACAAAGAGCTGCTCAACCTCGTCTATACGAGAACGAGCGGCAAGCTCCAGCTCGCGCCGTACGTGCTATGGGCGCGATCGCCCGCGACATCGGCGCTCGGTTACGCAAATTCGGAAAGCGCGTTCGGCGGTGCCGTGCTCGCGAACCTCACCTGGTCGAACAACTTCTCGACGGCGCTGCGTTGGGAGACGCTCCACAACTCGAGCTCGCCGACCGACGCGAGCCTCAACGCCGACCTGATCGGCTACGGGCCCGGAAGCGGCATCACGTCGTGGACTCTCACCCCGGCTTGGAAGTTGGGCGGAGGGGCGTTTTTCAGGATCGATCTCTCGCAGGCGCATGTCACGGGCGCCGCACCCGGCCTCGCTTTCAGCCCCGCCGGCAACTCGACGAATCAGTCGCGCATCGTATTAGAACTGGGCACCCAGATCTAG
- a CDS encoding cation transporter: MATPIAGGISPGFDRSQLISRAILVEWFTIAWMTVESGVAIWSGIAARSVSLTAFGLDSLIEMTSAGVLIWRLDWELGHDCTDEGTCNHLDRVELRASRIAAVLLLAVCAYVVVEAGIKLWNRSGEEFSVDGLAVAIVAIPVMLWLSVAKRRLGAKLQSGSLNADAAQGVACWYLAVVVIVGLVAQRLLGLWWVDCIASLVIVAFLLREAREAWEGKHCC, translated from the coding sequence ATGGCAACACCGATCGCGGGCGGCATCTCCCCGGGATTCGATCGATCGCAGCTGATCAGCCGGGCGATCCTCGTCGAATGGTTCACGATCGCGTGGATGACGGTGGAGTCGGGCGTCGCGATCTGGTCGGGCATCGCGGCGAGAAGTGTATCGCTCACCGCATTCGGCCTCGACAGCCTGATCGAGATGACTTCGGCGGGCGTTCTGATCTGGCGGCTGGATTGGGAACTCGGCCATGACTGCACCGACGAAGGAACCTGCAATCATCTCGACCGCGTCGAATTGCGGGCGAGCCGGATTGCCGCGGTGTTGCTCTTGGCGGTCTGCGCGTACGTGGTCGTCGAGGCGGGCATCAAGCTTTGGAATCGAAGCGGCGAGGAGTTCTCGGTCGATGGGCTTGCCGTCGCGATCGTCGCGATTCCGGTGATGTTGTGGCTGTCGGTCGCGAAGCGACGGTTAGGCGCCAAGTTGCAGAGCGGATCGCTCAACGCCGACGCGGCTCAGGGTGTAGCGTGTTGGTATCTGGCTGTTGTCGTCATCGTCGGCCTGGTCGCACAACGCCTTCTCGGGCTGTGGTGGGTCGACTGCATCGCGTCGTTGGTCATCGTCGCGTTCTTGCTGCGCGAAGCGCGCGAGGCGTGGGAAGGCAAGCATTGCTGCTAG
- a CDS encoding aquaporin: MQLRGALVAEFVGTFFLVFAGTGAIVVDSISHEVTHVGVSLVFGLVIAALIYALGHVSGAHFNPAVTAGFWALGEFPARRVPWYVSMQLAGAAAASALLFAIFGKTGELGITLPQSGVSTSLILETAMTFLLVFVIFGSAVHGKAVKSFAGIAIGGTIALDALFGGPISGASMNPARSFGPALVTGTWIDQWIYVVGPLVGALLAVATYKVMTSPARD, translated from the coding sequence GTGCAATTGAGAGGGGCGCTCGTCGCCGAGTTCGTCGGCACGTTTTTTCTTGTGTTCGCCGGCACCGGCGCGATCGTCGTGGATTCGATCAGCCACGAGGTCACGCACGTCGGCGTCTCGTTGGTCTTCGGCCTCGTCATCGCCGCGCTCATCTATGCGCTCGGGCACGTTTCAGGCGCGCACTTCAATCCGGCGGTGACGGCCGGCTTTTGGGCGCTGGGTGAATTCCCCGCACGACGGGTGCCTTGGTATGTATCGATGCAACTCGCCGGTGCCGCTGCGGCGAGCGCGCTGCTTTTCGCGATCTTCGGGAAGACCGGCGAGCTTGGCATCACCTTGCCGCAGAGCGGAGTATCGACATCCTTGATCCTCGAAACGGCGATGACGTTTTTGCTCGTATTCGTCATCTTCGGATCGGCGGTGCACGGCAAGGCCGTCAAGAGCTTCGCCGGCATCGCGATCGGCGGCACGATCGCGCTCGACGCATTGTTCGGAGGGCCTATATCCGGGGCGTCGATGAATCCGGCGCGTTCGTTCGGGCCGGCACTCGTGACCGGTACGTGGATCGATCAATGGATCTACGTCGTCGGGCCGCTCGTAGGGGCGCTCCTTGCCGTCGCGACATACAAGGTGATGACGTCGCCGGCACGAGACTAG
- a CDS encoding arsenate reductase ArsC yields the protein MRSDKPEVLFVCVHNAGRSQMAAALLDARSHGGVHVRSAGSAPAGNINPVVVEALNEIGIDVSKEFPKPMTDDVVRAADVVITMGCGDVCPIYPGKRYEDWEVDDPAGKDILTVRTIRDDIERRVLRLIEQLRSMKTTT from the coding sequence GTGCGGTCTGACAAGCCTGAGGTGCTCTTCGTGTGCGTGCACAACGCGGGGCGTAGCCAGATGGCGGCCGCGCTCCTCGATGCAAGATCGCACGGAGGCGTACACGTGCGCTCCGCGGGCAGTGCGCCGGCGGGCAACATCAATCCGGTCGTCGTCGAGGCTCTAAACGAGATCGGCATCGACGTCAGCAAAGAATTCCCAAAACCGATGACCGACGACGTCGTGCGCGCAGCCGACGTCGTCATCACTATGGGCTGCGGCGATGTCTGTCCGATCTATCCGGGCAAACGTTACGAGGACTGGGAGGTCGACGATCCGGCCGGCAAGGACATTCTGACGGTCCGAACGATCCGCGACGACATCGAACGGCGCGTGCTGCGCCTCATCGAACAGCTGCGTTCGATGAAGACGACGACCTAA
- a CDS encoding ArsI/CadI family heavy metal resistance metalloenzyme — protein MKTHLNLATRDLAKSVAFYRTLLDAEPAKSFDDYALFITDDPGLELALDRNARAEAGHSAHFGIVVDSADAVDAAIARLQSAGLPVDIEREETCCYAKQTKVWAADPDGRHWEVYTVLEDTETRNEGGVTCCSDADPNAEECCAV, from the coding sequence GTGAAAACGCATTTGAATCTGGCCACTCGCGACCTCGCCAAGAGCGTCGCCTTCTATCGTACCTTGCTCGACGCGGAGCCCGCGAAGTCGTTCGATGACTACGCGCTGTTCATCACCGACGATCCAGGGTTGGAGCTGGCGCTCGACCGAAACGCGCGCGCGGAGGCCGGCCATTCGGCCCACTTCGGCATCGTCGTCGATTCCGCCGATGCGGTCGATGCGGCTATCGCGCGATTGCAATCCGCCGGATTGCCCGTCGACATCGAGCGCGAAGAGACGTGCTGCTACGCCAAACAGACGAAGGTGTGGGCGGCCGATCCGGACGGCCGACATTGGGAGGTCTATACGGTACTCGAAGATACCGAGACGCGAAACGAGGGTGGCGTGACGTGCTGTTCCGACGCCGACCCGAACGCAGAGGAATGTTGTGCGGTCTGA